A window of Ananas comosus cultivar F153 linkage group 4, ASM154086v1, whole genome shotgun sequence contains these coding sequences:
- the LOC109709094 gene encoding phosphatidylinositol 4-kinase gamma 8-like gives AVASGAQPIPVVSDGLGKTFCLRNRSGVSFAVVKPVDEEPTPPLGMLGRHACSRHSARASETGPREVAAYLLDHDGFSGVPPTALIKISHPVFHTAAAQTASIQRFVSHDFDAGELGSSRFSISSVHRIGILDVRLLNIDRHAGNILVKKQLPRKGSYDSYCGESAMELVPIDHGLCLPEILDDPYFEWLHWPQSAVPFSESEVEFIAALDPLQDADILRTELPSLRESAIRILVLCTTFLKQAVAAGLCLADIGDMMTREFSTLEEGPSVLEILCQQAEESMNRSATLASSDEDDAVDEDSSRDVAKEIQFEMECDDDDDDDDFAENCIGEVLDIPLLLQRKACEHRLHSLREDDTEEDYDDGDSDDDDREETKIGGITKSVSFSAAGFNYESAGSGCKSISFKDFTEEEWAVFLKKFEQLLPEAFEVRKSTGLRQRLGTSCKF, from the coding sequence GCCGTGGCCTCCGGCGCCCAGCCAATCCCCGTCGTCTCCGACGGCCTCGGAAAGACGTTCTGCCTCCGCAACCGCTCTGGCGTGAGCTTCGCAGTCGTGAAGCCGGTCGACGAGGAGCCGACGCCGCCTCTCGGCATGCTAGGCCGGCACGCCTGTTCGCGCCACTCAGCGCGAGCCAGCGAGACCGGACCGCGAGAGGTCGCCGCATACCTTCTCGACCACGACGGATTCTCCGGCGTCCCCCCGACGGCTCTCATCAAGATCTCCCACCCCGTATTCCACACCGCCGCCGCGCAGACCGCCTCCATCCAGCGGTTCGTGTCGCACGATTTCGACGCCGGCGAGCTCGGCTCCTCGAGGTTCTCCATCTCGTCGGTGCATCGGATCGGGATACTCGACGTCAGGCTCCTGAACATCGACCGCCACGCCGGGAACATCCTCGTCAAGAAGCAGCTCCCTCGGAAAGGCAGCTACGACAGCTACTGCGGGGAGTCAGCGATGGAGCTCGTGCCGATCGACCACGGGCTGTGCCTGCCGGAGATCCTCGACGATCCCTACTTCGAGTGGCTCCACTGGCCGCAGTCGGCGGTGCCTTTCTCGGAGTCCGAAGTAGAATTCATTGCGGCGCTCGACCCGTTGCAAGACGCGGACATCCTCCGAACGGAGCTCCCTTCGCTGCGGGAGTCGGCGATAAGAATACTAGTGCTGTGCACCACCTTCTTGAAGCAGGCGGTCGCGGCTGGGCTCTGCCTGGCCGACATCGGCGACATGATGACTCGCGAGTTCTCAACGCTGGAGGAAGGGCCGAGCGTGCTAGAGATCCTATGCCAGCAGGCGGAGGAGTCGATGAACAGATCAGCTACGCTCGCTTCGTCGGACGAAGACGATGCCGTTGACGAAGATAGCAGCAGGGATGTCGCTAAGGAGATCCAGTTCGAAATGGAgtgcgacgacgacgacgacgacgacgacttcgCGGAGAACTGCATCGGGGAAGTGTTGGACATTCCGTTACTTTTGCAGCGCAAGGCTTGCGAGCACCGGCTCCACTCTCTTCGCGAAGACGACACAGAAGAGGATTACGACGATGGCGAtagcgacgacgacgacagaGAGGAGACTAAGATTGGAGGGATAACGAAGAGCGTGAGCTTCTCTGCAGCGGGTTTTAACTACGAGAGCGCGGGGTCAGGGTGTAAGAGCATCTCATTTAAAGATTTCACCGAGGAAGAGTGGGCGGTCTTCCTGAAGAAGTTTGAGCAGCTTCTGCCGGAGGCATTTGAAGTAAGGAAAAGCACGGGGCTGAGGCAGAGGTTAGGAACCTCTTGCAAGTTTTGA
- the LOC109709095 gene encoding cytochrome P450 4d8-like encodes SRAHGGGVRRRGALHPPRLPPSRRRGGAGAARKLWIKGSQIPGPPSSTPFFGRGDLVAACGSGADLSGYLSKLHHKYGPIVRLWLGPTQLLVSVKDTGLINEVLMKAEDKLPLTGKAYQLAFGRSSLFASSFEQVKKGRESLAEYLNAKLDERTNLNLVKVVETILGRVDSIMAKGFLDCRVFAQHIAFYILGATIFGEAFLDWPNSTMYEELLMMVAKDGCFWASCKVPPFWSVGYWRYHLLCAKLKHLTREIVQLYRCNYSTATQDDLKKCTGTQQVGEEIRMESTSLLNNVISGSFIQCDIDGYLCSQEEPCGNILGLMFHGSLAIASLIGGVITRLVLHPELQGKLYSEIIATRKRNSQLETSDVQNMQLLLSTVYESARLLPAGPLLQRCSLEHDLSLKSSITLPAGAILVVPLQLVQMDYSIWGNDACEFNPCRFLSKATGLKDGNSEIHESGKRPFVRDPNKNAAFLPFGSGTRACVGQKFALHSISRVLAYLLQNYEIRLQPGVSGEPKPTMDDCILQLLPSPKIVLKRRTEQ; translated from the exons TCCCGTGCACATGGCGGAGGCGTGCGACGCCGCGGTGCCCTACATCCTCCTCGGCTTCCTccttcccggcggcgcggcggcgccggcgccgcccggAAGCTGTGGATCAAGGGCTCCCAGATCCCCGGCCCCCCCTCCTCCACCCCCTTCTTCGGCCGCGGCGACCTCGTCGCCGCTTGCGGATCCGGCGCCGATCTCTCTG GTTACTTGTCAAAGTTGCATCATAAGTATGGACCTATTGTGAGATTATGGCTCGGTCCTACACAGCTTCTTGTGTCAGTCAAAGATACTGGCCTAATTAATGAGGTCCTTATGAAAGCTGAAGATAAGCTGCCATTGACTGGAAAGGCGTACCAGTTGGCTTTCGGTAGATCAAGTCTTTTTGCATCCTCCTTTGAGCAG gtgaaaaaaggaagagaatcTTTAGCAGAATACTTGAATGCAAAGTTGGATGAGAGAACAAACTTAAATCTTGTGAAGGTGGTTGAAACTATTCTGGGTAGAGTTGATTCTATTATGGCTAAAGGATTTCTCGATTGCAGAGTTTTCGCGCAACACATAGCATTTTACATTCTTGGAGCAACGATTTTTGGGGAGGCATTTTTGGATTGGCCCAACTCGACTATGTATGAGGAGCTTCTGATGATGGTTGCGAAGGATGGTTGCTTTTGGGCCTCTTGCAAAGTCCCTCCCTTTTGGAGTGTGGGGTATTGGAGGTACCATTTGTTGTGTGCTAAGTTGAAACACTTAACAAGAGAAATTGTCCAACTATATAGATGCAATTATAGCACTGCAACCCAAGATGACCTAAAAAAATGTACTGGAACTCAACAAGTTGGAGAGGAAATTAGGATGGAATCTACTAGTTTGCTAAATAATGTTATATCAGGCAGCTTTATCCAATGCGATATTGATGGGTATCTCTGTTCGCAAGAAGAGCCATGTGGGAATATCTTAGGTTTGATGTTCCATGGATCCCTAGCAATAGCAAGCTTGATCGGTGGCGTTATAACTAGGCTTGTACTGCATCCCGAATTACAGGGAAAG TTATATTCAGAGATTATTGCCACAAGGAAGAGGAATTCTCAGCTAGAAACGAGTGATGTGCAAAACATGCAACTTTTACTGTCTACAGTTTATGAATCGGCTCGTCTATTGCCGGCAGGACCTTTACTCCAAAGATGCTCTTTGGAACATG ACTTGAGTCTCAAATCTAGTATCACTCTACCAGCAGGAGCAATTCTTGTTGTTCCTTTACAGCTGGTGCAGATGGATTATTCAATCTGGGGCAATGATGCTTGTGAGTTTAATCCATGCCGTTTCCTCTCAAAGGCCACCGGTCTCAAAGATGGCAATTCTG AGATTCATGAGTCCGGTAAACGGCCATTTGTTCGCGACCCAAATAAAAATGCAGCATTCCTTCCTTTTGGGTCTGGTACACGGGCTTGTGTTGGTCAGAAGTTTGCACTTCATTCAATTTCAAGAGTACTTGCATATTTGCTTCAAAACTATGAG ATAAGACTTCAACCAGGTGTTTCAGGAGAGCCGAAGCCGACGATGGATGACTGTATTCTTCAACTTCTTCCCAGTCCAAAGATTGTCTTAAAGAGAAGAACTGAACAATAA
- the LOC109709449 gene encoding cysteine proteinase inhibitor 12-like produces MGRGVSYSYSAILVLVLYSLLLVSNRSLGFRGGDEGEAKGEGEGAIAMATLGGVRESAGTENSVEVEELARFAVEEHNKKENALLEFGRVVKAKEQVVAGTLHHLTVEAIDAGKKKLYEAKVWVKPWLNFKELQEFRHAGDSPSFTAADLGAKRGGHESGWRDIPAHDPVVKDAANHAVKTIQQRSNSLTPYELLEILHAKAEVIEELAKFDMLLKLKRGNKEEKFKVEVHKKLEGTFDLNHVQQEH; encoded by the exons ATGGGGAGGGGAGTGAGTTATTCATATTCCGCTATTCTTGTTCTCGTGCTATACTCGTTGTTGCTCGTCTCGAATCGGTCGCTAGGGTTTCGCGGAGGAGACGAAGGAGAAgcaaaaggagaaggagagggcgcGATCGCCATGGCCACGTTGGGAGGAGTTCGCGAATCGGCGGGGACCGAGAACAGCGTCGAGGTCGAGGAGCTCGCTCGATTCGCCGTGGAGGAGCACAACAAGAAGGAG AATGCCCTTCTTGAGTTCGGCCGTGTGGTGAAGGCGAAAGAGCAGGTGGTTGCAGGAACGCTTCACCACCTGACGGTGGAGGCGATTGATGCCGGGAAGAAGAAGCTCTATGAGGCGAAAGTGTGGGTGAAGCCATGGCTTAACTTCAAGGAGCTTCAGGAGTTTAGGCATGCCGGCGATTCGCCCTCTTTCACCGCTGCTGATCTTGGTGCTAAGCGAG GTGGGCATGAATCTGGATGGCGTGATATCCCCGCACATGATCCGGTGGTCAAGGATGCAGCAAACCACGCAGTCAAGACCATCCAGCAGAGGTCTAACTCCCTGACCCCGTATGAACTGCTTGAAATCCTTCATGCAAAGGCTGAG GTGATCGAGGAGCTTGCTAAGTTTGACATGCTTCTAAAACTAAAGAGAGGAAACAAGGAGGAGAAGTTCAAGGTAGAGGTACACAAGAAGCTAGAAGGCACTTTTGATTTGAACCACGTCCAGCAGGAGCATTAA